A window of Flavobacterium flavigenum contains these coding sequences:
- a CDS encoding alpha/beta fold hydrolase has translation MDKHYKKEGKYSYFEAGEGTPIVILHGLMGGLSNFDGVAQYFPSKGYKVVIPDLPIYTQSILKTNVKSFAKYVKDFITFKGFEKVILLGNSLGGHIALYHTKLYPEKVAGLVITGSSGLYESAMGDSYPRRGDYEYIKKKAEDVFYDPKIATPELIDEVYATANDRIKLIKTLTIAKSAIRHNMAKDLPKMTVETCIIWGKNDTVTPPNVAEEFDKLLPNSSLYWIDKCGHAAMMEHPQEFNEILEEWLTKKNL, from the coding sequence ATGGATAAACACTACAAAAAAGAAGGTAAATACAGCTATTTTGAAGCTGGAGAAGGAACCCCTATCGTAATTTTACACGGATTAATGGGAGGACTTAGTAACTTTGATGGTGTAGCACAATATTTCCCATCGAAAGGATACAAAGTTGTAATTCCTGATTTGCCAATATATACCCAAAGCATTTTAAAAACCAATGTAAAAAGCTTTGCTAAATACGTTAAGGATTTTATCACTTTTAAGGGGTTTGAAAAGGTCATTTTGCTAGGAAATTCATTAGGAGGACATATAGCCCTTTACCACACAAAATTATACCCTGAAAAAGTAGCAGGACTCGTAATAACAGGAAGCTCAGGACTTTATGAAAGCGCCATGGGAGACAGTTACCCAAGAAGGGGCGACTATGAATACATTAAAAAGAAAGCAGAAGATGTATTTTACGATCCAAAAATTGCAACTCCTGAACTTATTGATGAAGTATATGCAACCGCAAATGACCGCATTAAATTAATAAAGACATTAACAATTGCAAAGAGTGCGATTCGTCATAATATGGCAAAAGATTTACCAAAAATGACAGTTGAAACCTGTATCATCTGGGGTAAAAACGATACTGTTACACCTCCAAATGTTGCTGAAGAATTTGATAAATTATTGCCAAATTCATCCTTATACTGGATAGACAAATGCGGACATGCAGCAATGATGGAGCATCCTCAGGAATTTAATGAAATTCTGGAAGAATGGCTCACTAAAAAGAATTTATAG
- a CDS encoding FtsL-like putative cell division protein: MKSGVFNILKARFLIHDDAVKNWRFIVFIILLAIIMIANTQRYEQKVFEIAKLSNEVKELRSEFVDRRSELMKLKMESTISNKMLEKQIYPSTVPPVKIEVKREEEKSFFQRIWQ, translated from the coding sequence ATGAAAAGTGGTGTGTTTAACATATTAAAAGCAAGGTTTCTGATACATGATGATGCTGTAAAAAACTGGCGATTCATTGTTTTTATCATTCTGCTTGCCATAATAATGATAGCAAATACACAACGATATGAACAAAAAGTATTTGAAATTGCAAAACTAAGTAATGAAGTTAAAGAATTAAGATCTGAATTTGTAGATCGGCGTTCAGAATTGATGAAGTTAAAAATGGAGTCAACAATATCGAATAAAATGCTTGAAAAGCAAATTTATCCATCTACTGTTCCTCCTGTAAAAATAGAAGTTAAAAGAGAAGAAGAAAAAAGTTTCTTTCAAAGAATATGGCAGTAG
- the rsmH gene encoding 16S rRNA (cytosine(1402)-N(4))-methyltransferase RsmH, which produces MTTTMEYHNPVLLHPTVDGLNIKPDGIYVDVTFGGGGHSKEILRRLGPNGKLFAFDQDEDALANALPDERFTLINENFRFIKRFLRFHGVRSVDGILADLGVSSHQFDVPERGFSTRFDAGLDMRMSQKNDLNAYRVVNEYDDANLRRVFLDYGELKNAPALSRTIIEAREHSPIRTTDELKDVLAKYLPERLRNKILAQIYQAIRIEVNQEMDVLKEFIEQSLEILKPGGRFSVISYHSLEDRLVKRFIKNGMFEGEPERDFYGNFSVPFKTIGKLIVPDEAEIKQNNRARSAKLRIAEKI; this is translated from the coding sequence ATGACGACGACAATGGAATATCATAATCCGGTTTTGCTTCATCCAACGGTTGATGGTTTAAATATTAAGCCTGACGGAATATATGTAGATGTTACGTTTGGCGGCGGCGGTCATTCAAAAGAAATTTTAAGAAGATTAGGCCCGAACGGAAAATTGTTTGCTTTTGATCAGGATGAAGACGCATTGGCAAATGCCTTGCCGGACGAAAGGTTTACCTTAATTAATGAGAATTTCAGATTTATAAAAAGATTTCTTCGTTTTCACGGAGTAAGAAGCGTAGATGGAATTTTGGCAGATTTGGGCGTTTCGTCGCATCAGTTTGATGTTCCTGAAAGAGGTTTTTCAACACGTTTTGATGCAGGACTCGATATGCGAATGAGTCAGAAAAATGATTTAAATGCTTACAGAGTTGTAAATGAATATGATGATGCAAATTTGAGAAGAGTATTTCTTGATTATGGAGAGTTGAAAAATGCTCCTGCCTTGTCAAGAACTATTATTGAGGCGAGAGAGCATAGTCCAATTAGAACGACTGACGAATTAAAAGATGTTCTGGCGAAATATTTGCCTGAAAGACTTCGGAATAAAATATTAGCTCAGATTTATCAGGCTATACGCATTGAAGTAAATCAGGAAATGGACGTTTTGAAAGAATTTATTGAGCAGTCGCTTGAAATATTGAAACCAGGAGGAAGGTTTTCTGTAATCTCGTATCATTCATTAGAAGACAGGCTTGTAAAAAGATTTATTAAAAACGGAATGTTTGAAGGAGAGCCGGAACGCGATTTTTACGGTAATTTTTCAGTTCCATTTAAAACCATTGGAAAATTAATTGTTCCTGATGAGGCCGAAATTAAACAGAATAACAGGGCAAGAAGTGCAAAATTAAGAATAGCAGAAAAGATATAA
- the gldC gene encoding gliding motility protein GldC codes for MSDTIKSEIKFNIELDENRVPEKLYWTANDGGVEGEEAKAIMLSIWDSKAKESMRIDLWTKDMPVDEMKIFFHQTLVAMSDTFKRATNDEKMADTMKDFCDYFAEKLELTR; via the coding sequence ATGTCAGATACAATAAAATCAGAAATTAAATTCAATATAGAATTAGATGAAAACCGTGTGCCGGAAAAATTATATTGGACCGCTAACGATGGAGGTGTAGAGGGTGAAGAAGCAAAAGCAATTATGCTTTCTATCTGGGACAGCAAAGCCAAAGAAAGCATGCGAATTGACTTATGGACGAAAGATATGCCGGTAGATGAAATGAAAATTTTCTTTCATCAGACATTAGTTGCCATGTCAGATACTTTTAAGCGAGCTACAAACGACGAAAAAATGGCGGACACAATGAAAGATTTCTGTGATTATTTTGCAGAAAAATTAGAACTAACCAGATAG
- a CDS encoding response regulator transcription factor, whose amino-acid sequence MIKVCLADNHPVTHFGVKSYFKDHDQISIVANVGNFSMVRDILQTKEIDILILDLELEGLSSIFEVKSILKNFPKTKIVIFSDLAEQMYAPNAIKAGVSGYVHKTEKLETLGVSIIKVHEGKVIINETVRKNMALIAKQSKSERLYRKLSNREIEVLRYLSDGKKNNEISKILNLNEKTISTYKLRLLTKLNVTNLVDLVNKAKTLEII is encoded by the coding sequence ATGATTAAAGTATGTCTAGCAGACAACCACCCTGTGACTCACTTTGGCGTTAAGTCGTATTTTAAAGACCATGACCAAATTTCAATTGTCGCCAATGTAGGTAATTTTTCAATGGTAAGAGACATTCTTCAAACGAAGGAGATTGACATCCTAATTCTCGATCTGGAATTAGAAGGTCTTTCAAGCATCTTTGAAGTAAAGTCAATCCTAAAAAATTTCCCAAAAACGAAAATTGTTATTTTCAGTGATCTGGCTGAGCAAATGTATGCTCCTAACGCAATCAAAGCGGGTGTTTCCGGGTACGTGCACAAAACAGAAAAACTTGAAACATTAGGTGTTTCAATTATTAAGGTACACGAAGGAAAAGTTATTATTAATGAGACTGTACGTAAAAACATGGCGCTTATTGCAAAACAAAGCAAAAGTGAACGTTTGTACAGAAAACTTTCTAACCGTGAAATCGAAGTTTTACGTTACTTAAGTGACGGTAAGAAAAACAATGAAATTTCTAAAATTTTAAACCTGAACGAAAAAACAATTAGTACTTACAAACTAAGACTATTGACTAAATTGAATGTAACTAATTTAGTTGACTTAGTTAATAAAGCTAAAACTTTAGAAATTATTTAA
- a CDS encoding penicillin-binding protein has protein sequence MAVEDKHISYRIYLVAVFIFLMAIAIVVKLTNIQWVEGDYYRKLAKQRTVRNFVIPANKGNIYSADGSLLATSIPNYEIRFDSRAPKEENFEKYIKPLSDSLSSIFGRPSGYYQNELRKARTNKNRYYLIARNLSYTEYVRIKGFPLFNLGAFKGGIIVEQETVRKHPIGKIAERTIGYDRIDPATGVEVGKGIEWAFKSYLNGKDGKILKQKIAKGQWKPIRDVNEVDPIDGYDVISTIDVFIQDIAHHALLKQLEDYEADHGCVVVMETQTGHVKAISNLGRSEDGSYYETTNYAVAESHEPGSTFKLVDLMAILEDKVADTSTVYDSHGGVVKYYGRSVRDSHTGGYGKISLARGFELSSNTVMVQAVYDNYKSNPSKFVNHIKNFGLDKTLGLHFKGEGRPIIPHPGDKSWSGISLPWMAFGYEVSVTPMQTLAFYNSVANNGIMVRPQFVSEIKEWNKTIKKFDVEVINPRVCSPETIKKLKAVLLNVVKKGTGSKLYSKDFSMAGKTGTAQMNYGGKEGKSALYYASSFVGYFPADHPKYSCIVVVHKPNTSKNNYYGADVAGPVFKRIAQKIFTDAPSTNKIKYLDSKIAKQEYSYDKFNVESNKKSKLIPNLKGMPGMDAVALLENLGLKVRVNGVGKVKNQSIQAGQNINKNTIIVLELS, from the coding sequence ATGGCAGTAGAAGATAAACATATATCCTACAGAATTTACCTTGTAGCAGTTTTCATCTTTTTGATGGCAATTGCTATTGTTGTTAAATTGACCAATATTCAGTGGGTTGAGGGGGATTATTACAGAAAATTGGCAAAACAGCGTACAGTAAGGAATTTTGTAATTCCGGCGAATAAAGGAAATATTTATTCAGCAGATGGAAGTTTACTGGCTACATCAATACCTAATTACGAAATACGGTTTGATTCAAGAGCACCCAAAGAAGAAAATTTCGAGAAATATATTAAACCTCTTTCAGATTCTTTGTCTTCTATTTTTGGAAGACCGAGCGGTTATTATCAGAATGAATTAAGAAAAGCAAGGACAAATAAAAATCGTTATTATTTAATTGCCAGAAACCTTAGTTATACTGAATATGTGAGGATTAAAGGTTTTCCATTGTTTAATTTGGGGGCTTTTAAAGGAGGGATAATTGTTGAGCAGGAAACTGTCAGAAAGCACCCGATTGGTAAAATTGCAGAAAGAACAATAGGTTATGACAGAATTGATCCGGCTACTGGTGTTGAAGTAGGAAAAGGAATTGAATGGGCATTCAAAAGTTATCTGAACGGCAAAGACGGTAAGATTTTGAAGCAGAAAATTGCTAAAGGGCAGTGGAAACCAATTAGGGATGTGAACGAGGTTGATCCAATTGATGGTTACGATGTGATTTCGACCATTGATGTTTTTATTCAGGATATTGCACATCATGCACTTTTGAAGCAATTAGAAGATTACGAGGCTGATCACGGTTGCGTAGTAGTTATGGAAACCCAAACCGGACATGTAAAAGCTATTTCTAATTTAGGAAGATCGGAAGACGGATCTTATTATGAAACTACTAATTATGCAGTAGCAGAATCTCATGAGCCGGGATCGACTTTTAAATTGGTTGATTTAATGGCTATTTTAGAAGATAAAGTGGCAGATACAAGTACGGTTTATGATAGTCATGGGGGAGTGGTGAAATATTACGGGCGTAGCGTTCGTGATTCGCACACAGGCGGATACGGAAAAATTTCATTAGCACGCGGATTTGAACTTTCTTCAAATACAGTGATGGTTCAGGCAGTTTATGATAATTACAAAAGCAATCCGTCAAAGTTTGTAAATCATATTAAAAATTTTGGTTTGGATAAAACTTTGGGACTGCATTTTAAAGGAGAAGGAAGACCTATTATTCCACATCCGGGAGATAAAAGCTGGTCAGGGATTTCGCTACCGTGGATGGCTTTTGGATATGAAGTTTCGGTTACACCAATGCAGACATTGGCTTTTTATAATTCTGTTGCCAATAATGGTATTATGGTAAGGCCACAATTTGTATCGGAAATTAAAGAATGGAATAAAACGATTAAAAAGTTTGATGTAGAAGTAATAAATCCAAGAGTGTGTTCGCCAGAGACCATTAAAAAACTAAAAGCAGTTTTACTTAATGTGGTTAAAAAAGGAACAGGTTCTAAGTTGTATTCAAAAGATTTTTCGATGGCTGGAAAAACTGGAACGGCACAGATGAATTATGGAGGAAAAGAAGGCAAGTCAGCATTGTATTACGCATCTTCTTTTGTTGGATATTTTCCGGCAGATCATCCTAAGTATTCCTGTATTGTAGTGGTTCATAAGCCTAATACATCTAAAAATAATTATTACGGAGCAGATGTTGCAGGGCCGGTTTTTAAAAGAATTGCCCAAAAAATATTTACAGATGCGCCCTCAACAAATAAAATTAAGTATTTAGACTCTAAAATTGCAAAACAGGAATACAGTTATGACAAGTTTAATGTCGAATCTAATAAAAAATCAAAACTGATTCCGAATTTAAAAGGTATGCCGGGTATGGATGCGGTTGCTCTGCTTGAAAATTTAGGCTTAAAGGTAAGAGTAAACGGAGTGGGAAAAGTAAAGAATCAATCGATTCAGGCTGGTCAGAATATTAATAAAAACACAATTATAGTATTAGAATTATCGTGA
- the gldB gene encoding gliding motility lipoprotein GldB → MKIYRFVVVLSLFFLSCDQKNKVEKAVEEIPVDIKVERFDKVFFESKPEDLPKVKKQFPFFFPPGNDDNVWLSKMQEPIWREVYTEVQKKYSNFEPVRQEFNALFQHLKYYFPKTKTPKIITVIGEMDYNAKAIYADSLVIVALELYLGKDHKFYQFPNYLKQNFEEKQIMPDVVSSFTYRNIPPYEDKNLVSQMIFEGKQLYAKDLLLPDYTDAEKIGYTPEQIKWCEENEAYMWRYFIEKEMLYSVDPKLTTRFIAPAPFSKFYLEIDNESPGRVGAWIGWQIVRSYMKNNTVTLPELLKINAKEIFENSKYKPKK, encoded by the coding sequence ATGAAAATATATCGCTTTGTAGTGGTTCTGTCATTGTTTTTTTTGTCGTGTGATCAAAAAAATAAAGTAGAAAAAGCTGTAGAAGAAATTCCGGTTGATATTAAGGTAGAACGTTTTGATAAAGTTTTTTTTGAAAGTAAACCTGAAGATTTACCAAAAGTAAAAAAGCAGTTTCCTTTCTTTTTTCCTCCCGGGAACGATGATAATGTTTGGTTGAGTAAAATGCAGGAACCAATCTGGAGGGAGGTTTATACAGAAGTTCAAAAAAAATACTCAAATTTTGAACCTGTTCGCCAGGAGTTCAATGCGCTTTTTCAACATTTGAAGTATTATTTTCCAAAAACCAAAACACCTAAAATTATTACAGTAATAGGAGAGATGGACTATAATGCTAAAGCTATTTATGCAGATAGTCTGGTTATTGTTGCTTTAGAATTGTATTTGGGTAAGGATCATAAATTTTATCAGTTTCCAAACTATCTGAAGCAAAACTTTGAAGAAAAGCAAATTATGCCGGATGTAGTTTCGAGTTTTACTTACAGAAATATCCCACCATATGAAGATAAAAATCTGGTTTCCCAAATGATTTTTGAAGGCAAGCAGTTGTATGCGAAGGATTTACTTTTGCCTGATTATACTGATGCTGAAAAAATAGGTTATACCCCAGAACAGATAAAATGGTGCGAAGAAAATGAGGCCTACATGTGGCGCTACTTTATAGAAAAAGAAATGTTGTACAGTGTAGATCCTAAGCTTACAACACGCTTTATTGCTCCGGCTCCTTTTTCTAAATTTTATCTCGAAATTGATAACGAATCCCCAGGAAGAGTGGGTGCCTGGATTGGCTGGCAAATAGTTCGTTCGTATATGAAAAATAATACTGTAACTTTGCCTGAATTATTAAAAATAAATGCAAAAGAAATTTTCGAGAACTCAAAATACAAACCTAAGAAATAA
- the yihA gene encoding ribosome biogenesis GTP-binding protein YihA/YsxC produces the protein MKINSAEFIVSNSEVGKCPQEFLPEYAFIGRSNVGKSSLINMLTNHKNLAKTSGRPGKTQLINHFKINNNWFLVDLPGYGYAKVSKKTKSVFQQFITDYFETREQLVCAFVLIDIRHEAQNIDIEFMSYMGESEIPFCIIFTKADKISKVKIDSHIAAYKKQMFANNWAEMPQYFVTSSTESIGKEELLSYIDEVNQEVFKNNSGF, from the coding sequence ATGAAAATCAATAGTGCCGAATTCATCGTCAGCAATTCCGAAGTTGGAAAATGTCCTCAGGAATTTTTACCTGAATATGCATTTATAGGGAGATCGAACGTAGGCAAGTCATCTTTGATTAACATGCTTACCAATCATAAAAATCTGGCAAAGACTTCTGGACGGCCTGGAAAAACGCAGCTAATAAATCATTTCAAAATTAACAATAATTGGTTTTTGGTCGATTTGCCAGGGTACGGATACGCTAAAGTTTCAAAAAAAACAAAATCTGTTTTTCAACAATTCATAACCGATTATTTTGAAACCAGAGAACAATTAGTTTGTGCTTTTGTATTAATCGACATACGTCACGAGGCTCAGAATATTGACATTGAATTTATGTCTTACATGGGTGAAAGCGAGATTCCATTTTGTATTATTTTTACAAAAGCCGATAAAATCAGTAAAGTGAAAATTGACTCTCATATTGCCGCATACAAAAAACAAATGTTCGCAAACAACTGGGCGGAAATGCCACAGTATTTTGTAACATCCTCTACAGAATCAATTGGAAAAGAGGAACTGCTTTCTTATATTGACGAAGTAAATCAGGAAGTTTTTAAAAACAACTCCGGGTTTTAA
- the mraZ gene encoding division/cell wall cluster transcriptional repressor MraZ: protein MNTIVGTYECKVDAKGRLMIPAPLKKQLASSLQDGFVLKRSVFQQCLELYPMDEWNLMMQKINKLNRFVKKNNDFIRRFTAGVKIVEIDALGRLLVPKDLVSFSSISKDVVFSSAVNIVEIWDKDLYEKSISGEDMDFADLAEEVMGNINDDDNGIS, encoded by the coding sequence TTGAACACAATTGTAGGCACATATGAGTGTAAAGTCGATGCTAAAGGGAGGTTAATGATACCTGCACCTTTAAAAAAGCAATTGGCTTCCTCTCTTCAGGATGGTTTTGTCCTGAAGCGCTCCGTTTTTCAGCAGTGTTTAGAATTATATCCAATGGATGAGTGGAACTTGATGATGCAAAAAATTAATAAACTGAATCGTTTTGTAAAAAAAAACAATGATTTTATCCGAAGATTTACTGCCGGAGTTAAAATAGTAGAGATTGATGCATTGGGCAGATTGTTGGTTCCAAAAGATTTGGTTTCTTTTTCAAGTATTTCAAAAGATGTAGTTTTTTCATCAGCAGTTAATATTGTAGAGATTTGGGATAAGGATTTATATGAAAAATCAATAAGCGGCGAAGATATGGATTTTGCAGATTTAGCCGAAGAAGTAATGGGAAATATTAATGACGACGACAATGGAATATCATAA
- the nadE gene encoding NAD(+) synthase: MAKKSTIQTEKVNTHIVEWLKTYANNAKVNGFVIGISGGVDSAVTSTLCAQTGLKVLCVEMPIHQAESQVSRGREHIEQLKKRFPNVSSTTTDLTATFEAFKTAVPKSDDEAKLNLSLANTRARLRMTSLYYLAGIHGLLVAGTGNKVEDFGVGFYTKYGDGGVDLSPIADLMKSDVYALGEFLRIPNSILTAAPTDGLFGDNRTDEDQLGASYDELEWAMLAEEAGNTGAEFSGREKIVFEIYKRLNTSNKHKMEAIPVCEIPKTLK; the protein is encoded by the coding sequence ATGGCTAAAAAAAGCACTATTCAAACAGAAAAAGTAAATACCCACATTGTAGAGTGGCTGAAAACTTATGCTAATAACGCAAAAGTTAATGGTTTTGTAATTGGAATTTCCGGCGGAGTTGACTCTGCTGTTACCTCTACTTTATGTGCCCAGACCGGCTTAAAGGTTTTATGTGTTGAAATGCCTATTCATCAGGCAGAAAGCCAGGTTTCAAGAGGAAGAGAACATATTGAACAATTAAAGAAGCGTTTTCCAAATGTCTCCAGTACCACTACTGATTTAACAGCTACATTTGAAGCATTTAAAACAGCAGTTCCAAAATCTGACGATGAAGCAAAACTAAATCTCTCTCTTGCGAATACACGCGCCCGTTTACGTATGACTTCTTTATATTACCTGGCAGGGATCCACGGACTCTTAGTTGCCGGAACAGGAAACAAAGTAGAAGATTTTGGTGTTGGCTTTTATACAAAATATGGAGACGGAGGAGTCGATTTGAGTCCGATTGCAGATTTAATGAAATCAGATGTATATGCTTTAGGTGAATTTTTAAGAATTCCAAATTCAATTTTAACAGCTGCACCTACAGATGGGTTGTTTGGTGATAACAGAACTGATGAAGATCAGTTAGGAGCCAGTTATGATGAACTCGAATGGGCCATGCTTGCCGAAGAAGCAGGAAATACAGGAGCTGAGTTCAGTGGACGTGAAAAAATTGTATTTGAAATTTATAAACGTTTAAACACCAGCAACAAACATAAAATGGAAGCAATACCAGTTTGTGAGATACCAAAAACGTTAAAATAA
- the dnaG gene encoding DNA primase, producing MISQSTIDAVFETARVEEVIGDFVNLKRAGSNFKGLSPFSDERSPSFMVSPAKGIWKDFSSGKGGNSVAFLMEHSHFTYPEAIRYLARKYNIEIEETEQSEAEKAITDVRESMYLVSEFAAKYFHDTLLNSEEGKAIGLSYFKERGFTNETIKKFNLGYSPETWDALTKEALGKGYKLEFLESTGLTIAREDRPFDRFKGRVMFPIQSMSGRVLGFGGRILTNDKKAAKYLNSPESDIYHKSKVLYGIFQAKQSIAKQNNCYLVEGYTDVIQFNQAGIENVVASSGTALTPDQIRLVNRLTRNITVLFDGDAAGLRASIRGIDLILEEGMNVRVCAFPDGEDPDSFARKNSYEDLVAYLENNSKDFIQFKASILMNEAKNDPIKKADLIRDMVTSISKIPDRIQREVYIQECARIMDISEQVLVSTLAQLIQKDITEANKKQKQEQKPFQVYKNQNPNTGYSGGDPEDPRNGPPEDYYPGESGYPAQQQADKVDVLYRLERKVIEILLLYGDKTEEFEDVLLKNNEEGEVVMVTEKKEYKVFQRIYLSLQEDEVELSNTLFRDIFKDLIDFYLQNEKFSLEQYLMRLQPEFAQEVTDILMEDERLTLHNWEGQNIFTKAKHETIAQYVTETVMSMRWFLVGKIIEELKSSIKPDSSDNTELLSMVMDYSGLVNSFSKKLGRVMSRYH from the coding sequence TTGATATCACAAAGTACAATTGATGCTGTTTTCGAAACTGCTCGCGTAGAGGAGGTTATTGGCGATTTTGTCAATTTAAAGCGTGCAGGAAGTAATTTCAAAGGATTGAGCCCTTTCTCAGATGAACGCTCTCCTTCATTCATGGTTTCGCCAGCAAAAGGGATCTGGAAGGATTTTAGTTCAGGCAAAGGCGGTAATTCTGTTGCTTTTTTGATGGAGCACTCTCATTTTACGTATCCCGAAGCCATTCGCTATCTAGCCAGAAAATACAATATTGAAATTGAGGAAACAGAACAATCTGAAGCAGAAAAAGCCATAACGGATGTTCGCGAAAGTATGTATCTGGTTTCTGAATTCGCAGCAAAATATTTTCATGATACGCTTTTAAATTCTGAAGAAGGAAAAGCAATAGGTTTGTCTTACTTCAAAGAAAGGGGTTTTACCAATGAAACCATCAAAAAGTTTAATTTAGGATATTCGCCTGAAACCTGGGATGCTTTAACCAAAGAAGCATTAGGAAAAGGTTATAAATTAGAATTTTTAGAAAGTACCGGTTTAACTATTGCCAGAGAAGATCGGCCTTTTGACCGTTTTAAAGGGCGTGTAATGTTCCCTATTCAAAGCATGTCGGGGCGTGTTTTAGGTTTTGGAGGGCGTATTTTAACGAATGATAAAAAAGCGGCAAAGTATTTAAACTCGCCGGAAAGCGATATTTACCATAAGAGTAAAGTACTTTACGGAATTTTTCAGGCCAAACAGTCAATTGCCAAACAAAATAATTGTTATCTGGTTGAAGGTTATACAGATGTGATTCAGTTTAACCAGGCAGGAATAGAGAATGTAGTTGCTTCTTCAGGAACTGCCTTAACTCCGGATCAGATTCGTTTAGTCAATCGTCTGACACGAAATATTACTGTACTTTTTGATGGCGACGCTGCAGGGCTTCGCGCTTCGATCCGTGGAATCGATTTGATACTCGAAGAAGGTATGAATGTAAGGGTTTGTGCTTTTCCAGACGGCGAAGATCCGGATAGTTTTGCCCGAAAAAATTCTTATGAAGACCTGGTTGCTTATTTAGAAAATAATAGCAAAGATTTTATACAGTTCAAAGCTTCAATTTTGATGAACGAAGCCAAGAATGATCCGATAAAAAAAGCAGATTTGATTCGGGACATGGTAACAAGTATTTCTAAAATACCAGACCGTATTCAGCGTGAGGTATATATTCAGGAATGTGCCCGAATAATGGATATTTCTGAGCAGGTTTTGGTTAGTACTTTGGCGCAGCTGATTCAAAAAGATATTACAGAGGCTAATAAAAAACAAAAACAGGAACAAAAACCTTTTCAGGTTTATAAAAATCAAAACCCAAATACGGGATATTCCGGCGGAGATCCGGAAGATCCAAGAAATGGTCCGCCAGAGGATTATTATCCAGGAGAGTCAGGATATCCTGCACAGCAACAAGCTGATAAGGTTGATGTTTTATACCGTTTAGAACGAAAGGTAATTGAAATTCTATTGCTTTATGGCGATAAAACAGAAGAATTTGAAGATGTACTTCTGAAAAATAATGAAGAGGGAGAGGTTGTAATGGTTACAGAAAAGAAGGAATACAAAGTTTTTCAACGGATTTATTTGAGTCTGCAAGAAGATGAAGTTGAGCTTTCTAATACTTTATTCCGTGATATTTTTAAAGATTTAATTGATTTTTATCTTCAAAATGAGAAATTTAGCCTGGAACAATATTTAATGCGTTTGCAGCCGGAATTCGCTCAGGAAGTTACAGATATTTTAATGGAAGATGAAAGGTTAACGCTGCACAATTGGGAAGGACAGAATATTTTCACTAAAGCCAAACACGAAACGATAGCGCAATACGTTACAGAAACAGTGATGTCTATGCGCTGGTTTTTAGTTGGGAAAATAATTGAAGAATTAAAAAGCTCTATAAAACCTGATAGTTCAGATAATACAGAGCTTTTGTCAATGGTAATGGATTACTCAGGTTTAGTTAATTCGTTTTCAAAAAAACTGGGAAGGGTAATGTCCAGATATCATTAA